Proteins encoded in a region of the Lentimicrobium sp. L6 genome:
- a CDS encoding diacylglycerol kinase family protein, which yields MNKRRVLFIINPISGGRDKSKIADLIPVYLDGNYFDFDIKYTEYIGHGAKIARKYHDKFDVIVAVGGDGTINEIAKEIAGTQAALAIIPQGSGNGLARHLNWELDTKKAILQMNNAETSAIDTAELNGHFFVSIAGVGFDSLIAEKFAHYKNRGFVGYASLSIKEFFKYQEQEYDLLIDGQKFKRKAAMISIANSNQFGYNTKISPLASLCDGLLDVCIIRKPKLVRVPQVLSKVWSAKAHESNLIEIIRGKKIQISPNDNEYANVDGESLKVGKKVEIVMNPRNLKIWLPKV from the coding sequence ATGAATAAACGGAGAGTATTATTTATTATTAACCCTATAAGTGGTGGACGAGATAAGTCGAAAATAGCTGATCTTATTCCTGTTTATTTGGATGGAAACTATTTTGATTTTGATATTAAATATACTGAATATATAGGTCATGGAGCCAAAATAGCAAGGAAATATCATGACAAATTTGATGTAATAGTTGCGGTAGGAGGGGATGGAACCATAAATGAAATTGCTAAAGAAATAGCTGGGACCCAAGCCGCTTTAGCAATCATTCCACAAGGTTCTGGTAATGGTTTGGCGAGGCATCTAAATTGGGAGCTAGATACTAAGAAAGCCATTTTACAAATGAATAATGCTGAAACTAGCGCGATTGATACTGCAGAATTAAATGGTCACTTTTTTGTGAGTATTGCAGGTGTTGGCTTTGATAGTTTGATAGCAGAAAAATTTGCCCATTATAAAAATAGAGGGTTTGTGGGTTATGCATCTTTGAGTATCAAAGAGTTTTTTAAATATCAGGAACAAGAATATGATTTGTTGATCGATGGACAAAAGTTCAAGAGAAAAGCTGCTATGATAAGCATTGCCAACTCCAATCAGTTTGGTTATAATACCAAGATTTCACCTTTAGCTAGTCTCTGTGATGGCTTATTGGATGTTTGTATTATTCGGAAACCTAAATTAGTGCGGGTCCCACAAGTACTGTCAAAGGTTTGGAGTGCAAAAGCCCACGAATCTAATTTAATAGAAATTATCAGAGGAAAGAAGATTCAGATTTCACCTAATGATAATGAATATGCCAATGTGGATGGTGAATCATTAAAGGTGGGGAAAAAAGTAGAGATAGTAATGAATCCCAGAAATTTGAAAATCTGGTTACCAAAAGTATAA